In Sphingobacterium sp. R2, the genomic stretch GATCTTGGTGGGGAATGATCTTTCGCGTTTTGAGAAGCAGTCTTATTTTGATGCTGGAATTACCAATACCATTAGTCCCTTTGCACAACCAGATGTTTTTCAATCTGTAAAAAAATATATTCATTTATTTTTTGAAGCGACAGCTCAGCGTGAAAAATTTGAAATAGCTACACCTTCTTTTCCTCAAATTGGTATTCCATTTGGTAAGAGGGTTTTCGATATTATTGTATCATTTGTCTTAATCGTATTGCTTTCTCCAATTCTTTTATTAGTTTTTTTTGCAATCAAGTTAGAAAGTAGGGGATCTGCAGTTTATAAGTCCAAACGTATTGGGTCGGGTTATTTTATGTTTGATTTCTATAAATTTAGATCGATGTATCCAGATGCTGATAAGCGGCTTAAAGAGTATATGGCCCTTAATCAATATGCGGATGCCTCGCAACAAACTGCTACATTTCCGCCCAGTATATATAATGGTCAAGAAGCTTTGAATTTCTCTTTAGACGATCTTCGAGATGTTCTTATTGACGATGAGGTCGTTGTAAGAGGCTTTGATACTGGAAACAAGCAAAGAAAAGCTGCGTTTTTTAAGTTGGAAAAGGATCCAAGGGTAACTAAGGTCGGGCGTATTCTCCGCAAATATAGCATAGATGAACTTCCGCAGTTGTTTAATGTTCTTAAAGGAGACA encodes the following:
- a CDS encoding sugar transferase — translated: MPQYSDYIYLGDNIKTFDYFHKQVQDVLGVDLKFFSSFETMDMYFQEQKDQFFSVIFYEKGKSIVKDLAQLAKLLLYDKDTLLILVGNDLSRFEKQSYFDAGITNTISPFAQPDVFQSVKKYIHLFFEATAQREKFEIATPSFPQIGIPFGKRVFDIIVSFVLIVLLSPILLLVFFAIKLESRGSAVYKSKRIGSGYFMFDFYKFRSMYPDADKRLKEYMALNQYADASQQTATFPPSIYNGQEALNFSLDDLRDVLIDDEVVVRGFDTGNKQRKAAFFKLEKDPRVTKVGRILRKYSIDELPQLFNVLKGDMSIVGNRPLPLYEAEMLTTDDSIERFMAPAGITGLWQVEKRGDNGSMSDQERIQLDIDYAKHYSIWMDLKILYKTFSAFIQKADV